The following are encoded together in the Thermomonas brevis genome:
- a CDS encoding peroxiredoxin: protein MRRLVAFALALALSTPALAALKPGVAAPAFTAPAYLAGQPFTFDLADALKNGPVVLYFFPAAFTPGCNVEAAAFSQAIDKFKAQGASVIGITAGNTDRLEEFSKDTEKCAGKFPVAADEGAKIARSFDATMTMKPDLSSRTSYLIGKDGRIAAEFDAMNPNQHVKEMLEAVGALQAKRGGK, encoded by the coding sequence ATGCGCCGCCTCGTCGCTTTCGCCCTTGCCCTCGCCCTCTCGACGCCGGCGCTGGCCGCGCTCAAACCCGGCGTCGCCGCGCCCGCGTTCACCGCACCGGCCTATCTGGCCGGCCAGCCCTTCACCTTCGATCTTGCCGACGCGCTGAAGAACGGCCCGGTGGTGCTGTACTTCTTCCCGGCCGCGTTCACGCCGGGCTGCAACGTGGAAGCGGCGGCGTTCTCGCAGGCCATCGACAAGTTCAAGGCGCAGGGCGCGAGTGTGATCGGCATCACCGCCGGCAATACCGACCGACTGGAGGAGTTCTCGAAGGACACCGAGAAATGCGCCGGCAAGTTCCCGGTCGCCGCCGACGAGGGCGCGAAGATCGCCAGATCGTTCGACGCCACCATGACGATGAAGCCGGACCTGTCCAGCCGCACCTCCTACCTGATCGGCAAAGACGGCCGCATCGCGGCGGAGTTCGATGCGATGAACCCCAACCAGCACGTCAAGGAAATGCTGGAGGCGGTGGGCGCGTTGCAGGCGAAGCGCGGCGGGAAGTGA